Proteins co-encoded in one Calorimonas adulescens genomic window:
- the fbp gene encoding fructose-1,6-bisphosphate aldolase/phosphatase has protein sequence MSKLTLSVIKADVGGFVGHSSVHQKLLDRAREYLDANKELLIDFNVLSVGDDIQLIMTHEKGVDSDAIHQLAWDTFKSCTEVAKELKLYGAGQDLLKDTFSGNIKGMGPGAAEMEFEERASEPVLIFMADKTEPGAWNLPLYKMFADPFNTIGLVIDPKMHKGFVFEVLDLKEHKKVYLNSPEDIYDLLVFIGSHGRYCIKSVYTRDGEIVAVSSTQTMNYIAGRYVGKDDPVMIVRTQNGFPAVGEALEPFANPHIVAGWMRGSHNAPLIPVSIKQAMPTRFDGPPRVVAAGYQICNGKLLGPQDMFGDMAFDRARQKGLEIADILRQLGPFEPHRLPLDELEYTSMPMVLEKFEKGFIEE, from the coding sequence ATGTCTAAATTAACGTTAAGTGTTATCAAAGCAGATGTGGGTGGGTTTGTCGGTCATTCATCGGTACACCAAAAACTCCTGGACAGGGCCAGGGAATACCTGGATGCTAATAAAGAACTCCTGATTGACTTTAATGTGTTGTCTGTAGGTGATGATATTCAACTTATAATGACCCACGAAAAGGGTGTGGATAGTGATGCGATACACCAGCTTGCATGGGACACGTTCAAATCCTGTACAGAGGTCGCAAAAGAATTGAAACTCTATGGAGCAGGCCAGGATCTTTTAAAGGATACCTTTTCAGGAAATATCAAAGGCATGGGGCCTGGGGCGGCGGAAATGGAATTTGAAGAGAGAGCCAGCGAACCTGTACTGATATTTATGGCAGATAAGACAGAACCGGGTGCATGGAACCTGCCACTTTATAAGATGTTTGCCGACCCCTTCAACACTATCGGACTGGTTATAGACCCAAAGATGCATAAAGGTTTCGTCTTTGAGGTCCTTGACCTTAAGGAACATAAAAAGGTTTATTTAAACTCGCCGGAGGACATATACGACCTGCTCGTATTCATAGGTTCACACGGCAGATATTGCATTAAATCAGTCTATACCAGGGATGGCGAAATTGTCGCTGTGTCGTCAACACAGACCATGAACTATATTGCAGGGCGGTACGTAGGGAAGGATGATCCTGTGATGATAGTGAGGACGCAGAATGGTTTCCCTGCTGTAGGCGAGGCGCTGGAACCATTTGCCAATCCACATATCGTAGCCGGATGGATGAGAGGGTCTCACAATGCCCCACTTATACCAGTATCCATAAAACAGGCAATGCCGACAAGGTTTGACGGCCCGCCACGGGTAGTAGCTGCAGGTTATCAGATATGCAATGGGAAGTTACTCGGTCCGCAGGATATGTTTGGTGATATGGCCTTTGACAGAGCGAGACAAAAGGGCCTTGAAATAGCTGACATATTGAGGCAGCTTGGACCCTTTGAGCCTCACAGGCTGCCCCTGGACGAACTCGAATATACATCTATGCCAATGGTCCTTGAAAAATTTGAAAAAGGTTTTATTGAGGAATAA
- the fabZ gene encoding 3-hydroxyacyl-ACP dehydratase FabZ has translation MLDVNEIQKLIPHRYPFLLLDRILEIEDGKKAVGIKNVTINDYFFQGHFPGKPTMPGVLMIESMAQLGACALKQSELFRDKLLMITGVDKCRFRGTVEPGDQMRIEIEFSAMKMGMGKGRGKITVDGRLVCEAELMFAAVDA, from the coding sequence ATGTTGGATGTAAATGAGATCCAGAAGTTGATACCTCATAGGTATCCATTTCTGCTTCTGGACAGGATTCTGGAGATAGAAGATGGTAAAAAGGCAGTTGGAATAAAGAATGTTACAATTAACGATTATTTCTTTCAGGGGCATTTTCCCGGAAAGCCCACCATGCCGGGTGTGCTCATGATAGAAAGCATGGCTCAGCTTGGTGCCTGTGCACTGAAGCAATCTGAATTGTTCAGGGATAAACTATTGATGATAACAGGAGTTGACAAATGCAGATTCAGGGGTACTGTGGAGCCAGGCGACCAGATGCGGATAGAGATTGAGTTTTCAGCCATGAAGATGGGTATGGGCAAGGGCAGGGGCAAGATAACTGTAGACGGCAGGCTGGTATGCGAGGCAGAGCTCATGTTTGCGGCGGTGGATGCTTGA
- a CDS encoding rod-binding protein, with protein MISIINGLSAFESSNYKNNIAQTNEFETILKNALEKKDDEQLKKACQDFESIFVSMVLRNMRATIPKDDLYNNSFGMDIFTSMLDDEYAKKISEAGGFGLADILYKQLSDKV; from the coding sequence TTGATAAGCATAATAAATGGCTTATCGGCCTTTGAAAGTTCTAATTATAAGAATAATATTGCTCAAACAAATGAATTTGAGACCATACTAAAGAATGCTTTGGAGAAAAAGGACGATGAACAGTTAAAAAAGGCCTGTCAGGATTTTGAATCCATTTTTGTATCCATGGTTTTAAGGAATATGAGGGCTACAATACCGAAGGATGACCTGTATAATAACTCTTTTGGAATGGATATCTTTACATCCATGCTTGATGATGAGTACGCAAAAAAGATAAGTGAAGCAGGCGGGTTTGGCCTGGCCGACATTTTATATAAACAGCTCAGTGACAAGGTATAG
- the flgG gene encoding flagellar basal-body rod protein FlgG, protein MIRAMWTAASGMQAQQLNVDTISNNLANVNTTAYKKERVEFKDLLYQQLAYDEGRPVNLMVGHGVRPSATVKDFSEGSLQETDNPLDLAIDGEGFFVVLDPNGRELYTRDGSFKLSVDGDTAMLTTSDGYPVLDSSGAEIYFDANQKNISISKSGIISVKNDDGTVEEITRIGTARFLNPNGLEALGDNLYAQTAASGEPLYEDETNTTSNILQGFLETSNVQVVQEMVNLITAQRAYEVNSKSIQTADEMLSITNNLKR, encoded by the coding sequence ATGATAAGAGCAATGTGGACAGCAGCCTCAGGAATGCAGGCCCAACAGCTTAACGTTGATACAATATCAAACAATCTTGCCAATGTGAATACTACGGCATATAAAAAGGAGAGGGTAGAGTTTAAAGACCTTTTATACCAGCAGCTAGCATATGATGAGGGGAGACCGGTCAATCTCATGGTGGGCCATGGTGTGAGGCCATCGGCGACGGTAAAAGATTTCAGCGAGGGTAGCCTCCAGGAGACAGATAATCCCTTGGACCTGGCTATTGATGGAGAGGGATTTTTTGTCGTGTTGGACCCCAATGGTAGGGAACTCTACACCCGGGATGGTAGCTTTAAATTGAGCGTTGATGGGGATACAGCCATGCTTACCACATCAGATGGTTATCCTGTCCTGGACAGCAGTGGAGCTGAAATATACTTTGACGCCAACCAGAAAAATATATCTATTTCTAAGTCAGGTATAATAAGTGTAAAAAATGACGATGGCACTGTGGAAGAAATAACCAGGATAGGCACAGCAAGATTTTTAAATCCAAATGGACTGGAGGCATTAGGGGACAATCTGTATGCGCAGACGGCTGCGTCTGGTGAGCCTTTATATGAAGATGAAACAAACACCACCAGCAATATCCTACAAGGGTTTTTAGAAACATCCAATGTTCAGGTTGTTCAGGAAATGGTAAATCTTATAACGGCTCAGCGGGCTTATGAGGTAAACTCTAAGTCAATCCAGACCGCAGACGAAATGTTAAGCATTACAAATAACCTGAAGAGGTAG
- the flgF gene encoding flagellar basal-body rod protein FlgF: protein MLRGIYIAAGSMVNQTRKLDVASNNLANVDTTGFKKDLMVEEAADEKVIFNSGINTVPIGRLFFTVRPAEIFTDFQAANIVSTGNPLDLSIDGDGFFEVMSPNGVRYTRDGSFKRDANGYLVTGEGYRVQGSNGDIYLPEGDITFDSHGGIYVGGQYVDSVRVLEFPDKTVLRKEGDNLFVSQGQGNTVLNPIIKSGFLEASNVNPVNEMVDMIDLMREYETNQRVITTMDSTLEKSVNDLGRV from the coding sequence TTGCTTCGCGGGATATATATTGCAGCTGGCAGCATGGTAAATCAGACAAGGAAACTAGATGTTGCTTCTAATAATCTGGCAAATGTTGATACTACAGGTTTTAAGAAAGATCTTATGGTTGAAGAGGCTGCAGATGAAAAAGTAATATTTAACTCGGGGATAAATACAGTTCCTATTGGCAGGTTATTTTTTACAGTAAGACCTGCGGAAATCTTTACCGACTTCCAGGCTGCCAATATTGTGAGTACAGGAAATCCTTTGGATCTCAGTATCGATGGTGATGGTTTTTTTGAGGTGATGTCACCAAACGGTGTGAGATATACAAGGGATGGGAGCTTTAAGAGAGACGCAAATGGCTATTTGGTTACAGGTGAAGGCTACAGGGTACAGGGGTCAAATGGAGATATATACCTGCCGGAGGGAGATATTACATTTGACTCTCACGGCGGCATATATGTAGGCGGGCAGTATGTCGACTCTGTAAGGGTACTTGAATTTCCAGACAAGACAGTCTTGAGAAAAGAAGGTGATAACCTCTTTGTAAGCCAGGGACAGGGTAATACGGTGCTAAATCCGATTATAAAGTCCGGTTTTTTGGAGGCATCCAATGTTAATCCTGTAAATGAGATGGTGGACATGATTGACCTGATGAGGGAATATGAGACAAATCAGCGTGTAATAACCACTATGGATTCTACTCTGGAAAAGTCAGTAAACGACCTTGGAAGGGTATAA
- a CDS encoding rod shape-determining protein, translated as MFGMGLDIGIDLGTATVLVYIKGKGIVLTEPSVVAIERDSKKVLAVGEEARKMIGRTPGNIIAIRPIREGVISDYEITEKMLRYFISKACGSRNFFRPRVMIAIPAKVTGVERRAVIEAAEQAGARKVYLIEQPIAAAIGAGMDISKPSGNMVVDIGGGTTDIAVISLGGSVVSTSLKIAGDNFDEAIIQYMKKEHKLMIGERTAEEVKKSVGCAYPKDPPSTVEIRGRSLVTGLPQNIVISSNETLEALSDPVFQIVGAVHDVLEKTPPELAADISTKGIIMTGGGSLLNGLDKLMEDNLKIPVFIAENPISCVALGTGKALDALDNMNKNRVGTSAIITGEEV; from the coding sequence ATGTTTGGCATGGGTCTGGATATAGGAATTGATCTTGGGACCGCCACAGTCCTTGTGTATATTAAAGGTAAAGGAATAGTCCTCACGGAACCGTCAGTGGTTGCTATTGAAAGGGACAGCAAAAAGGTCCTGGCAGTGGGTGAAGAAGCACGAAAGATGATAGGCAGGACTCCTGGCAACATAATTGCCATAAGACCAATAAGGGAAGGTGTAATATCAGACTATGAAATAACCGAAAAAATGTTGAGATACTTTATTTCGAAGGCATGCGGGTCAAGAAACTTTTTCAGGCCGAGGGTCATGATAGCTATACCAGCTAAGGTTACAGGTGTTGAGAGAAGAGCTGTTATTGAAGCTGCAGAGCAGGCTGGGGCAAGGAAGGTATATCTCATAGAGCAGCCTATAGCGGCTGCCATAGGTGCAGGTATGGATATATCTAAACCCAGTGGCAACATGGTGGTGGATATAGGCGGTGGGACGACAGATATAGCTGTTATCTCCCTCGGTGGTTCAGTGGTAAGTACCTCATTAAAGATAGCCGGAGACAATTTTGATGAGGCTATAATTCAGTATATGAAGAAGGAGCACAAGCTGATGATAGGTGAACGCACGGCAGAAGAGGTAAAGAAGTCAGTTGGATGTGCCTATCCTAAAGATCCGCCATCTACTGTAGAAATAAGGGGGCGCAGTCTGGTTACCGGGCTGCCTCAAAATATTGTCATCAGCAGCAACGAAACCTTAGAGGCGTTATCAGACCCAGTGTTTCAGATAGTTGGTGCTGTACATGATGTCTTGGAGAAAACCCCACCTGAACTTGCTGCGGATATAAGCACAAAGGGTATTATAATGACTGGTGGTGGTTCACTTTTGAATGGATTGGACAAGCTTATGGAGGATAACTTAAAAATTCCGGTGTTTATTGCCGAAAACCCGATTTCATGTGTTGCTTTAGGTACGGGAAAGGCGTTGGATGCCCTGGACAATATGAATAAGAACAGGGTTGGGACGAGTGCAATTATAACGGGAGAGGAGGTATAA
- a CDS encoding S-layer homology domain-containing protein: protein MNRLVLTILIFLMVFQGVAYAQVPGIEGGISDGYEYQEYVFITGEPILMTGTLKITSSRGRTSYRYSLTNTEKNATLTRSYTITTVVDLDSAKHQTIETSTLDRNYSETIKVGSDTYTLDDYSLSMSRVIDNKPAVDYFAGNWTGRKIYTINRNLGKVIVDIDSKTTGYDHYWGSTETMDISQAISYSREGTDDSEKIEWNGNFHEYLSYTMEKTLDYIENDPTWISFKGGYLMQEKKDGTVVINYNLPTIKDTGDGITIDNRKRNIDSIEFTLHEPVTQERLYITDYRDISGHWAERDIERLSSLNVFPKDTVYFYPNIPITRADFVMAVSKATDMLPQTTTTTRTTRMTRNQTQEASPFDDVPVDSSYYPYIKNVYEKGLIDGISPRRFGPNEFLTRAQAVTILVRAAGLEGLAPTYGYSTGYADDDSIPSWARDSIYVATRMNILQGDSRGRVNPNDKLTRAEAAVLLNRFIDYLKEDFQRDYKDGIINYK, encoded by the coding sequence ATGAACAGATTAGTATTGACTATATTAATTTTTTTAATGGTTTTTCAAGGTGTAGCATATGCACAGGTACCGGGGATAGAAGGCGGCATATCTGATGGGTATGAATATCAGGAATATGTGTTTATCACTGGCGAGCCTATACTAATGACAGGTACGCTTAAAATCACCTCCAGCAGGGGTAGGACCTCATACCGGTACTCCCTTACAAATACAGAAAAGAATGCTACACTTACGAGGAGTTATACAATTACAACGGTGGTTGACCTTGATAGCGCAAAACACCAGACCATAGAGACCTCAACTTTGGACAGGAATTATAGCGAAACGATAAAGGTTGGCAGCGATACCTATACACTGGATGACTATTCCTTGAGCATGTCACGGGTAATTGACAACAAGCCGGCTGTAGACTATTTTGCAGGCAACTGGACTGGAAGAAAGATTTATACTATAAACAGAAATCTCGGAAAAGTTATTGTTGACATAGACAGTAAGACGACAGGGTATGACCACTATTGGGGTTCTACCGAGACCATGGACATCAGCCAGGCAATCAGTTATTCCAGAGAAGGCACTGATGATAGCGAAAAGATAGAGTGGAATGGAAATTTTCATGAGTATCTCTCATATACGATGGAAAAGACGCTGGACTATATAGAAAACGACCCTACATGGATAAGCTTTAAAGGTGGTTACCTGATGCAGGAGAAAAAGGATGGTACGGTGGTCATCAACTATAACCTGCCAACCATAAAGGATACAGGCGATGGCATTACCATTGACAATAGGAAGAGGAATATTGACTCCATAGAATTTACGCTGCATGAGCCCGTTACTCAAGAGAGATTGTATATAACAGACTATAGAGACATATCCGGGCATTGGGCTGAAAGAGATATTGAAAGGCTTTCAAGCCTTAATGTCTTTCCTAAGGATACAGTGTATTTTTATCCAAACATACCTATAACCAGAGCTGATTTTGTTATGGCTGTGTCAAAGGCTACTGACATGTTACCTCAGACAACCACAACAACCAGGACTACCAGGATGACTAGGAATCAAACTCAAGAGGCATCCCCCTTTGATGATGTGCCGGTTGACAGTAGTTATTATCCATATATCAAGAATGTATATGAAAAAGGGCTCATAGATGGCATTTCTCCACGCAGGTTTGGCCCAAACGAATTTCTGACGAGGGCTCAAGCCGTCACTATTTTGGTACGTGCTGCCGGGTTAGAGGGCCTTGCACCCACCTATGGTTATTCAACAGGTTATGCTGATGATGACAGTATACCATCATGGGCAAGGGACTCTATATATGTTGCAACAAGAATGAATATACTGCAAGGGGATAGTAGGGGCAGGGTAAACCCGAATGACAAACTTACCAGGGCTGAGGCTGCTGTCCTTTTAAATAGATTTATTGATTATCTGAAGGAAGACTTCCAGAGAGACTATAAAGATGGAATAATTAACTACAAATAA
- a CDS encoding S-layer homology domain-containing protein, producing MRRLGVFLLAAILFFSPIKSALAASTTGAVYYGFEGYKLLLNSVKFNDKIPAWSYRDAVRVTALSLLKGVGDGKFHPEEKISREEAIAIALRLAGKEADAQKMLDQKTAEYYTNMIDSSEWAVGYLFTAANEGYIIPGDIYTEEWKSKASREEFAAYIGRALGYTPAYGMDQQLAYSFDDSSLFNRDYIPFIEPVLKDGIMVGNSRGTFNPKGMITRGQVAVILGRILDKYPEKFGITKMKATVTGIIHNSTDYIMRADDGSSFTISTDDRRGIVVLNNSSVTDGLKISQNVDIYMKGNTPYLIEVLGNEKVSKSIQNGEVISADKGTVNIRSDAGERSYRITPYTNITLDGKRVSEDELMPGQYVSFTEEYGDIVELAINGEVENPGYSEPGRFYYSGSVVEIDSGHILIRDDSGNTNSLPIPSYVSVNVKPGDLVKAYLNNDGTVSSIEKVEDNMEYAYLYRGRLSSVVGNKLQLDDAQRFDNFRWSDTPSLRLAVSREGQIYDDNMPGSDVQSYIGDYVYVITRMEYGEEMAYRIVVENGHMKEYVDDIDSVDKVAGRFTLPDTDVYIGDGSVILKDGKMVTIDSLERDQTVLTLLDRMGSSNVAPLVMVLDSQPAVRIVWGRIDHINSTTFEADKMYELNGNDWKRVSDLGELYISDDTYIIDRLGDATVISPEEFLNDRYERHPVYENEYFYAAMDGDEVIGMVIFGNDNSDDIRFVTARFDSMSKNSLANLTDMLEYSSFTDKWAPGPSKGYVWTQDALVIKNGRISSMDDIKNGTQLYILLDDSLNGLLIVCGEE from the coding sequence ATGAGACGACTTGGTGTTTTTTTACTGGCTGCCATATTGTTCTTTTCGCCTATTAAAAGTGCTCTTGCTGCATCAACGACTGGAGCAGTGTACTATGGATTTGAGGGGTATAAGCTCCTCCTGAACAGTGTCAAATTCAACGACAAGATACCAGCATGGTCTTACCGGGATGCTGTCAGAGTTACCGCTCTATCTCTGCTGAAGGGGGTAGGGGACGGAAAATTCCACCCGGAGGAAAAGATAAGCAGGGAGGAGGCTATAGCTATTGCACTGAGACTGGCCGGGAAAGAAGCAGATGCCCAGAAGATGTTAGACCAGAAGACAGCCGAATATTACACAAATATGATAGACTCAAGCGAATGGGCAGTTGGATATTTATTTACTGCCGCCAATGAGGGTTATATTATACCAGGGGATATATATACAGAAGAATGGAAGAGCAAGGCATCAAGGGAAGAGTTCGCTGCATATATAGGCAGGGCACTGGGGTATACCCCCGCATATGGCATGGACCAGCAGCTTGCATATAGCTTTGACGACAGCAGTTTATTTAATAGAGACTATATTCCATTTATAGAACCAGTCCTTAAAGACGGAATAATGGTGGGAAATAGCAGAGGGACTTTTAACCCCAAAGGCATGATTACCCGTGGTCAGGTGGCAGTGATACTGGGAAGGATTCTGGATAAGTATCCGGAAAAATTTGGAATAACAAAGATGAAGGCTACCGTGACAGGAATAATACACAACAGCACTGACTACATCATGAGGGCGGATGACGGTAGCTCATTTACCATATCCACCGACGACAGACGCGGTATTGTGGTTTTAAATAACAGCTCAGTTACCGATGGACTTAAAATTTCTCAGAATGTAGACATATATATGAAGGGTAATACACCTTACCTCATAGAGGTTTTAGGAAATGAAAAGGTGAGTAAATCAATACAGAATGGGGAGGTCATTTCTGCTGATAAGGGTACTGTGAATATACGTTCGGATGCTGGAGAAAGAAGCTACAGGATCACACCTTATACGAACATTACCCTGGATGGCAAAAGAGTTTCTGAGGACGAGCTTATGCCTGGGCAGTATGTGTCTTTTACTGAAGAGTATGGGGATATTGTTGAACTTGCCATAAACGGTGAGGTTGAAAATCCTGGATACTCTGAGCCGGGCAGGTTTTATTACTCAGGCAGCGTTGTGGAAATTGACAGTGGACACATACTGATAAGGGATGATAGTGGAAATACAAACAGCTTGCCTATCCCATCCTATGTTTCTGTCAATGTTAAACCCGGTGACCTGGTTAAAGCCTATCTCAATAATGACGGTACTGTCAGTTCTATAGAAAAGGTTGAAGACAACATGGAATATGCCTATCTGTACAGAGGCAGGCTATCATCTGTTGTAGGTAATAAACTTCAACTGGATGATGCACAGAGGTTTGATAATTTTAGATGGAGTGATACACCATCTTTAAGGTTGGCGGTTTCGAGAGAAGGTCAGATATATGATGATAATATGCCAGGCAGTGATGTACAGAGTTATATCGGTGACTACGTCTATGTGATTACAAGGATGGAATATGGAGAAGAAATGGCATATAGAATTGTTGTAGAAAATGGGCACATGAAAGAATATGTTGATGATATAGACAGTGTGGACAAGGTGGCAGGCAGGTTTACACTGCCTGATACTGATGTGTATATAGGGGATGGCAGTGTAATATTAAAGGATGGCAAGATGGTGACCATTGATTCTCTGGAGAGAGATCAGACAGTCCTTACCCTGCTGGATAGGATGGGCAGCAGCAATGTAGCGCCGCTGGTTATGGTACTTGACTCTCAGCCAGCTGTAAGGATAGTGTGGGGTCGCATCGACCATATAAACTCTACCACATTTGAGGCTGACAAGATGTATGAGCTTAATGGAAATGATTGGAAAAGAGTGAGTGACTTAGGGGAACTCTATATCAGCGATGATACGTATATTATAGACCGCCTTGGAGATGCCACGGTGATTTCACCGGAGGAATTTTTGAATGACAGGTACGAAAGGCACCCGGTGTATGAGAACGAGTATTTCTATGCAGCGATGGACGGTGACGAGGTAATTGGTATGGTTATATTTGGCAATGATAACAGCGATGACATCCGTTTTGTCACTGCCAGGTTTGATTCCATGAGTAAAAACAGCCTGGCCAATCTGACTGACATGCTGGAATACAGCAGCTTCACAGATAAGTGGGCGCCAGGACCATCAAAGGGATACGTCTGGACTCAGGATGCTTTAGTTATAAAAAATGGAAGGATATCCTCAATGGATGATATAAAGAATGGGACTCAGCTCTATATCCTTCTCGACGATTCACTGAATGGACTTTTGATAGTCTGCGGGGAGGAATAA